The Nerophis ophidion isolate RoL-2023_Sa linkage group LG05, RoL_Noph_v1.0, whole genome shotgun sequence genomic interval ctgtgtcacccagtatgccttgcagtcgtgtggtgttgctgtggaagccacacacaacatgatgctggactgacaagcagatcgtacatgttgtagagggcgacaaagccaatgacttcatagcacgccctaatacttattatctaggGCAACTGCattctatattccttcaaaaccgctctaaaacaacacctccaggcaacttcaacactttactaataccctcctccattcacatcccatctccccggattataaacaactcaaatgtacttctaatgtatatacttgttcttatgctatgtgaactcactatgttctctgctggctgtacatatcctactaagtaagacctacactgtttcaatgtccacatttctctgttgatgcaattgttgatgactgaagttctgatatcaaccaaagctcctcatcccaccccccggattgtaaataattcaatgtatatactatgatgattaacttgtgtgatgactgtattatgttgatagtatatatttgtatcatgaattgattaacgtggaccccgacttaaacaagttgaaaaacttattggggtgttaccatttagtggtcaattgtacggaatatgtgctgtactgtgcaatctactaataaaagtatcaatcaatcaatcaatgctggtagtcattctagagaatattagcgtctcctattgacttcttcgctttgtgacacgggtcttaaatggctccttgaatggcaaaggataccgatcccagaaccatgtatgtcAAAtattccggatgattcaaccgccacccgcccgaatctaatttaaatctattttttcgtcatgtcaaccgcccgacccgcggtttatccgcggactccgcggatgagaccgcaaaccgcgcatctctactgtgaacccaccccaaacaagaatgacaaccacatttagggataacatccgcaccgtaacccaacataaacacaacagaagaaatacccagaaccccttgcagcaataactcttctgggatgctacaatatttgaaaatcgattttgcatgtcactataaagttatacaagccttgcttgttcaatattcaatgcaaaacttgtttgagtccctattaaaaggttagtttgttcaaccttggcccacggctttgttcagtttaaaattttagcccactctgtatttgagtttgacacccctgtcctaagtgCTGGATTTCATACagctgtggccgggccaagtgattaggacacctgattctgattatttggatgagtggccgaatacttttggcaatatggtgtatgTGCTGCTAAAACTGCTGTAAACCATAACAATGGCAGACATCATTCAAAGAATAGACAGAGGCAGATACATAAAATCACTATGATATCATGTACGTGCAAGCAGTCACTCACCCAATGATGAACTTCATCTTGCCCCTGCGAGCTGCGTCCACCAGGATGGGCACCAGCTGCGGGTCCCGGGGTCCGAAGATGCCATGAGGACGGATGGCAACTGTGAGGAAACCTGTCTGCTTGTCACACGCCCGGAGGACCAACTGGAACATGGATGTACAAAATTCAAATAGGAAATTTATATATTTGCAGGATTCTTCTTTgaacattgcatattttgttttcatTGCTTTGATGTTGGACAAGGCTCATATGAAGACTGGACTTCATTCTTCACCACTACGATTATTTAGTGTACATCATTTGCTGCAATGTGTTTTATACAACAGAAACAATCTGCTGTTTGAAGAATTTACTGCAAAAGAGCTAATAAAAgatataatattcttatattaagATGACCTTattatacttatactgtataacatttttaattacagtatttccttgaattgccgccaaggtgctaattaatttaaaacctcttctcactcctgcacttaccaaaggcatgtggtaaaatgTAATGTCACCAGATGGTTAAGTATATTTAGCAAAAAATGTAGTCAAATATCCTTTACAGAACAAAAGCACTTTGGTGGTTGCTACGACCTATTCACAATTAAATATAGTTATAGATATTTTCTAGTGGACAGAAGTTATTCTGTGATTTTTTTCTTTGGTTCTACTGTACTGTactaaaaaaaaggaattaaagtggtccccaacctttttgtatctgcggcccggtcaacgcttaataatttatccCGTGGCCCGGGAggagggtgtcctttttttttttcttctttgtcatgaaaaagagacgtttttttcatgaaaaagggaagtttttgtgtttggtgcactaattgtaagtgtttgttgtgttttttatgttgatttaataaaaaatagaaaaataatgataatatttaaaaaaaaaaaaaattttttataaaaaattattcgcggcccggtggttggggaccactgctctaacatCTTACATTTTAATCGATACGGTGCCAATTCTAATTCAcgaagctcagagtaaagccgtctgttttccacatcgagaggagccagatgaggtggtttgggcatcagGTCAGAATGCCCCCCCCGGAACGCCTCCCTGAGGAGATGTTTAGGGCGAGTCCAACCTGTGGgggaccacggggaagacccaggacatgttggcaagattatgtctccctgctggcctgggaacaccacAGGATCCCCCTGAGAAGAGGTGGACTAGGTGGGTGGGGAGAATGGAAGtctaggcttctctgcttaggctgctgcccccgtgacccgtaTTCGGATGAGGGCAAAAAGATGGCTGgacagtaccaattcctggtagCTGGGAAACAATTCCGGTACTCAActgtaccaatttttggtacttttgtgtgtgttcaaatgtgttaataaatgaaTGTTAAAACTTGTTTTCAAAAGGTATATTGTTTTTGAAACATTGAGCTGTGtgttatcttgttttcttacacttctgtgtcTCAATAGCAAGTTCTGTACAGTATTGTGACTTTGCATGCAGTGTGTTGTCTTAGTCAGGAACTAGTCTCCGCCCTTAGGTTGAATGTTCcagttttgtcttttgttgagcaCTACAGAGTATTTATACTGTTAGTATTTTCATTATTAAACATCgacggttttcgtcctggtcgtggaactgtggaccagctctatactctcggcagggttcttgagggtgcatgggagtttgcccaaccagtctacatgtgctttgtggacttggagaaggcattcgaccgtgtccctcgggaagtcctgtggggagtgctcagagagtatggggtatcggactgtcttattgtggcggtccgctccctgtatgatcagtgtcagaacttggtccgcattgccggcagtaagtcggacacatttccagtgaaggttggactccgccaaggctgtcctttgtcacccattctgttcataacttttatggacagaatttctaggcgcagtcaaggcgttgaggggttccggtctggtggccacgggattaggtctctgctttttgcagatgatgtagtcctgatggcttcatctggccgggatcttcagctctcactggatcggttcgcagccgagtgtgaagcgaccggaatgagaatcagcacctccaagtccgagtccatggttctcgcccggaaaagggtggagtgccatctccgggttggggaggagaccctgccccaagtggaggagttcaagtacctaggagtcttgttcacgagtgggggaagagtggatcgtgagatcgacaggcggatcggtgcggcgtctttagtaatgcggacgttgtatcgatccgttgtggtgaagaaggagctgagccggaaggcaaagctctcaatttaccggtcgatctacgttcccatcctcacctatggtcatgagctttgggtcatgaccaaaaggataagatcacgggtacaagcggccgaaatgagtttcctccgccgggtggcggggctctcccttagagatagggtgagaagctctgccatccgggaggagctcaacgtaaagccgctgctcctccacagacacgttggaaagactatgtctcccggctggcctgggaacgcctcgggatcccccgggaagagctagacgaagtggctggagatacttccctgcttaggctgctgcccccgcgacccgacctcggataagcggaagatgatggatggatggatggatgtttgtccGTGTACCTTAGTTGtaattttcattaccaaatttagaggtcgccatgtaaaattgataATGCTAATTGCTTGCATGTCtgtggcaaatccaatgtataaTAGCGATGATCTAGTGCctgtgtgtcaaactctggccaaatatcatcccaggggatgatatttaattagtattagaaccggcacACAGGCCGCAGCTCTTTTACACGCATCAATACTCAATCAGTGTTGTTGGAGTCTCACAGTAAATGTttagggtcccacttttttttgtaactgttcattgaaaacaaatgataaatatatgcattatcctgttatatctcacattctatattgtgttttcaGAAAAAgcttgtcatgaatgttatttaatttataaaagaagaagaaaaatgttATGCAAATGTAAACGAAATTtggttataaacattcattcactttcttctttccttcttggatgtaaactttaccgctgacggtatttttttccatatttttattgtaatattttcagaaagtatttgttgtatttttggccaaagtaagacaaaaggaagcaatctgaagttgtctttattttttagttttaatgccatgattttaatagtccgcgGCCCgcctgtgcacagattttccttcacgcgacccctgagctaaaatgagtttgacacccttaatCCAGCGCAGTTATTTAGAAAAGTGGAGCCATACCATACTTTTGAGTGCCTTCTTTTGGCTCTCTTGACATATAAAATTGTAACATCACCCAGGGGCAGTCCAGTTGAGTCCACTCTATGagtgcttgactgcttgtttcccAGCCAAGTGCTTGAGCCAGAAATGAAGTCACGTGCAACAaaaggtatcaaaatacattttcagccctttcagacacttgtgatttagggctatataaataaacattgattgatcaaaaTATGGAGccagtttgattttacgtgactcGACACTCAGTAGTAAGAACGGATATGGTTGGTACCtttaaaagtaccaaattcggtTCCCATCCTTAAAGACTTGATTCTTGATTCTCACGATCATACTCATAATCTGTTTATGCAATCAAAGTTGCTCAAATTTGATGATCTTATTAAATATAATACATCAATAATCTTATATAAAGCATTTAACAAACTATTGCCGCCTAATCTACAGCGTTTTTTTAATAAGACGAGTCCAGGTTCATAACTTGAGAGGCTTTGGATATTTCTCATTGCCGAGACCTCAAACCACTTgtaaatgtttttgtgtgtgtctgtatgcgcagTAAAACTACGGAACAAACTGGACTTACAACACAAGCGATGCCAAACTATTAAGagtgtaactgtacacaaaaatttcggtacggtacgtacctcggtttagaggtcacggttcggttcattttcggtacagtaagaaaacatcaaaatataaatgttttggtcatttatttaccaaatttgtaaacaatggctttatccttttaacattgggaacactataataatcctgcccacgttaatccacattaaactgctcaagttgttgcttagattaaataaaatgacacaacttttcttctacatataaaaagtgcaacattaaacagtttcaagtcaactcatcatgcttcatttataacagcatttgggaagcctgtagtagacttttattatgtaaatgttatatttttatcaacatgttatagcagggaccctgctattcaaaactaggctgctacattactaatgattcatgtaactattgctgaaaaaaatagtacaatagcaataggagagactattcatccctgaacaccatggagttcaatgaaataacagacagacaaggCTTTGCTCccctaacacgcacacacaccacaaaatgagccttcacctcaagccagacctgcgagcgagctgagctgcagtttaagtttctagaacaggggtagggaacctatggctctagagccagatgtggctcttttaatgacagcatctggctctcagataaaccttagctgacattgcttaacacgataagtaatgaataattccgctggtaatcacgatgttgaaaataacgatcaaaatataaaacattctcatgcattttaatacatccatccatccatccatccgttttctaccgcacctgttcaagcaataaaaattgttattaaaaaaagaattagagacttattatactctaaaaatgttggtcttacttaaaaaatgctcgcatttagttgtattattacttcggtactcttgtcttgttctgtatactgtacagtattttgtatttgtagtgtttttctattgtacaggattgcttgttatttgtaatagatagtagtctgtttatttcaattgttattttttcctttattacctcgtgTTATTTATTGTACCCCATATTTgctcccacaaccgcaccttaaattggagtctttaatcttgttatatgcaaatataatgacaataaagtctactCTATTCTCttgtattgtattctattctattctattcagcgttaaaaaatatgatatggctctcacggaaatgcattttaaaatatttggctttcagggctctctcagccaaaaaggttcccgacccctgttctagaaggtcaacgggctcatagtgatggtAATAGTAGttgttgtgactgggaggtgttttttatcatttgggggAAGTCCGCTGCCAaatgctcccctgctaaacacctatctgctcgacgctgaagcattaactacatgcgctctgaatacgcactgctgattggctttgtatgtaaccaatcagatggttgtgtgggcgggacaatgctgggtgctgacacagaggcagaaagcagagcagcttgtgaagacttttgctcacaaactcgttcggtaccccGCCtgccgaaccgaaacggttcaatacaaatacacgcacCGTTACAAACTATTAATCGATGTAAACTATTTTACAAACATCGggtctggttcaaatatagagatgagggtttttaatttgacttgctgttgtactctgtctcaaattaacatgtgctcaatgtttccttaccattattgctatgttgtctattaccattgtttgtattgttcattcttcctacattgttgatacaaaatattgttacagtgtaataattattgttacctgTGGTAATGCCACCATGCTACAACATTTGTATAATAACCATTGAACAAAGTAACAGTGAATCACCGAACAGAAAACTGGGAGTGGGATTAAATAAATTAGGCAAAGTTGTATCATCATGCTTACATACTATAAATTACCTTTtgcattatataaataaaaattattatgtgttgtctagcttgtatttttttttatgtcatcgCCTGAAATGAGTAAATGAAATGAATTCATTGTAAGTACAGAACAGTGTAGCCCCCTACCTTCTCTTGCTCAATCTTGGTCTGCGTGTAGTAGTCGATAGGCTTCTTGGCATACGGTAAATCTTCCCTGCCGTTCTTGATGTGGACCCCCTCAAACACCACACTGGCACTACTGGTCAGCACCAGTTTCTGACAAAAACAAGCCAGTTTAAACACCTCCGCGCCAATATCTGTAATCCAAACTAACCTTTACCTGCATATCTCACCTGTACTCCGGCCTTGGCGCAAGCCTGAATGACAATCCTCGTGCCCTGAATGTTGACCTTTTCAAAGAGTCGCCTGTCGTCACTTGCAGGTGATGGAGAGGCGCAGTGGAAGACCAGAGACACGCCATTCAGGGCCGGCAGCAGGGCCTGAAGCAAAAACACACATGTAAAAGAGGATAGTGTGTCAATCAGAAGAATGAGGCTCCATGCAGAcaagttatttttcaaaataaaagtattatgCATGAACTTTTGGAGTCTTGTGTCTCtgcagagcaggggtcaccaacctttttgaaaccaggagctacttcttgggtactgattaatgcaaagggctaccagtttgatacacacttaaataaattgccagaaatagccaatttgctcaatttacctttaataaataaatctatatacataaaaaaatgggtatttctgtctgtcattccgtcgtacattttatttccttttacggaaggttttttgtagagaataaatgatgaaaaaacacttaattgaacggttttaaagaggagaaaacacgaaaaaaatgaaaatttaattttgaaacatagtttatcttcaatttcgactctttaaaactaaaaattcaaccgaaaaatatgaagagaaaaaaatAGCTTATTCAAatcttttttaaacatttaaaaaaaataatttatggaacatcattagtaatttttcctgattaagattaattttagaattttgatgacatgttttaaataggttaaaatccaatctgcactttgttagaatatataacaaattggaccaagttatatttctaacaaagacaaatcattatttcttctagattttccagaacaaaaaaacaagaaattcaaaagactttgaaataagcttTAAATTtgctttaaatttgattctacagaatttctagatttgccagaataatttttgggaattttaatcataaaaagtttgaagaaatatttcacaaataatctttgtcgaaaaaacagaagctaaaatgaaaaattacatttaaaagtatttatcattctttacaattaagaaaataaatttacttgaatattgatttaaattgtcaggaaagaagaggaaggaatttaaaagataaaaaggtatgtatgtttaaaaatcctaaaatcatttttaaggttgtatttttttctcgaaaattgtctctctaaaagttataagaagcaaagtaaaaacaattaatgaatttattcaaacaagtgaagaccaagtctttaaaatattttctgggattttcaaattctatttgagttgtgtctctcttcgaattaaaaatgttgagcaaggcgagaccagcttgctagtaaataaatacaatttaaaaaatagaagcagctcactggtaagtgctgctatttgagctatttttagaacagaccagcgggcgactcgtctggtccttacgggctagaTGGAGCCTCACCTCCATGTCGCACAGGTCTCCCTGGTGGAAGGTGACCCCGGGGAGCTCGAAGCTCTGTCGGATGTCAAACACGGCCACGGTGTAGCCACGATCCAGGAGCTTCTCCACCAAGTGTCGGCCCAAGAAACCTGACCCCCCAATCACTGCACACCGCTTAGTGCTCTGCGTGACAAACAATGTGCATAATCAGGGAAAAAACTTTCAAAATCACATAAAATATATGTTATACTCACCGGTCGAACACGAGTGGCCATAgtctgatttgtttttaagtgtaaaattaaagaaaataatTCCAAAAACACAAGTAAATACTACGAGTGAACGATACTCGGTTTCAAGTTGGTTCAACAGGTACCATGCGTTTGGTTTTCATGGGGTTTTATCAGCTGAGTAAATACCGCCCTCTGATTGGGCAGCACGGTCATGACGTGTAAAATAAGCCAATCAGAAAAGGAGAGTGTCAAAGAACGCCACAA includes:
- the nsdhl gene encoding sterol-4-alpha-carboxylate 3-dehydrogenase, decarboxylating yields the protein MATRVRPSTKRCAVIGGSGFLGRHLVEKLLDRGYTVAVFDIRQSFELPGVTFHQGDLCDMEALLPALNGVSLVFHCASPSPASDDRRLFEKVNIQGTRIVIQACAKAGVQKLVLTSSASVVFEGVHIKNGREDLPYAKKPIDYYTQTKIEQEKLVLRACDKQTGFLTVAIRPHGIFGPRDPQLVPILVDAARRGKMKFIIGDGTNLVDFTFVENVVHGHILAAEHLRPDSPICGKPYHITNDEPVCFWDFMSDVLVALGYAAPRYHLPYTFVYGLALLLWLLALVLRPLVSFKPTFTPMRVALAGTHHYYSCERAKQDMGYKPVVGLKEGIERTVQSYPHLRHNA